The Eucalyptus grandis mitochondrion, complete genome nucleotide sequence CCAAGGGGGACTTATCATATTTAGAATCTTTCTGCGGTGTGCTCCGTTTACTATTCTTTCGTACTCTCTTCTCTTTACCACGCGATAGGTCAGCGAAGCGTGAGCGGGCGCGGAGAAGGAAAGGCCAAAGACTTCGGCCTAAGGGAAATGAGCAACGACGAAATGACAAAATGAGGTGCTCCGGGCACTCCCATTTAGAAAGAAGTGTAGAAGGTTTTGGGCCTGTAGCTTTTCCCGTCCCCCCTTCATCGGGTGGTGCTTGTGTGGGGGGTGTGCCACCAGAAATCGGGCTTGAAGCTCTCGCCTTACCAACGAGCCGACAGCTGATGGCTGTTGGTCACGACTACTACCAAAAAGCTCCAATGAAGATGAATATTTCACATGTAGGAGTGTGCATCTGTATGTTGGGTGTTCTTCTGTCGTGCGACCCGGCGGCTTATGTGCGACCTGTGGCCCACGCCTCCTATTTGTTCCGGGCGGGCGGCGTGAACTCTGATTCGATCCGGGTATTCAATCCCGCCGCTGAGATGCTCAGTTGACTCCTTAACCTTGATAGGAATATGGCTTATTAAAAAATTCGTGCATAAGGCTAAGGAACTTTGGATGAACTAATGCGAATGGGTGTAAGCCTCGCTGCTCGGAAACACCCAGTGCTGACCACACTGAGAGACACGAAAGCGCAGGTAACGCCAGTTGGCGAAGTGGCGTTAAGCATCCCTAGCGGTACGAAAAGAGAGGTCGTGATGATATCATCTACGTCCGTACCGCTCCTCGTGGAGTAGATCCCGCATCCAACCAAGTCTTTGACCAGGGAACGGGAGAATTCCCACTACCGCTGGCAGGCCAGCCGGGCCGTGAGCGCGGTGGGAACGGGCTTCCCAAAAAGCCAGCCCGGGCCGGGGTCAGCATAGAATGAAGGGGACGGCCCTAATGTTGTGTTGGCAAAGCCAACTTCTTGGCTTGCGGGCGGAGAAGAGCGGACGTGGGGACTCGGGTCAGGGTGCAGCGTAACTAAGAGAGCCATTCCATTTAGGTAGGGCAAGACAGAATGGGCGGGCACGAGCGGTCTGGTGTCCGAGCCAATTGGTCAGACGACGACTACTTCGCTTATTAGATTATTATTAACCGCCTATCCCGGAATGGAATGGGATGGAATAGAAAGAACGCGAAGCGCTAGCGCTATATATAGGGTCGGTTTTTTTTGGGGGGGGATAAGCTTCTTCAGAAGCAAGCTTATCCCCGCCCCGACCGGCAGCTGCTGGCTTTCCCCATCTCTCCTAAACTTCCCCCGGTCTTCGGACCGAGCTGTATGAGGCATAAACTCGTCTCACGTACGGTTCGGAGGCCGAGCCCCACCCCAGCAGTAATGGTGCGGCTTAGGTCAACTAACACAAAGAAGATAGAGTTCACTCAACGATTGCCTTTGGGTTCCGAACTCCATATGGGGAAGGAGCGTTGTTGTTTGCGAGGTCTCGATCATTTACATGGGCCCACTTCTCATTCCATTTGTGGGAATTTTATGATCTATAAACCGTCCCTAAGGAACGATCGGCTCATGTTTGAGCATGATGAATCACTTCGTGCCGACCTGTTGCCAATAAACTTTGCGGCCTCATATGAGAATGGAAAACTGGAGCATTTTCTGCATCGGTGGATGAAGAATCGCAAACATAAGAATTTCTGGTTGACCATGTTCCCAGAAAAAAGATACTTTCGAGAAACGACGAGCACGACTGAAGTGGCTATACATACAAATCCATTTACGGATCTATATGCTTCGATTGGAACTGGAAGTTCCAGAACAGGCGGCTGGTATACCACCATAATGAAACTGCCTTTTCTTTTTTTTATTTGGATAGGATTTATGTTGGCTTCGTCGGGAGGCTCCCGTAGTTTGTTACATCAGCTCCAAAAGGATAAGTTGCGTTGGAATCGAGAAAGTTTCGTGGAGTTCATAATTGCATAAAAGGAGGAAAAGTAGTGGCTGCGGCGCGTCGAGGCACTTCTTCGACGGTC carries:
- the ccmFc gene encoding cytochrome c maturation protein CcmFc (ccmFc), whose protein sequence is MVQLHNFFFFITSMVVPRGTAAPVLLKWFVSRDVPTGAPSSNGTIIPIPIPSFPLLVYLHSRKFIRSMDGAKSGVLVRASHPILLPDIIGRSSSETRARKASFRFVPVFMFLLLESKGDLSYLESFCGVLRLLFFRTLFSLPRDRSAKRERARRRKGQRLRPKGNEQRRNDKMRCSGHSHLERSVEGFGPVAFPVPPSSGGACVGGVPPEIGLEALALPTSRQLMAVGHDYYQKAPMKMNISHVGVCICMLGVLLSNTKKIEFTQRLPLGSELHMGKERCCLRGLDHLHGPTSHSICGNFMIYKPSLRNDRLMFEHDESLRADLLPINFAASYENGKLEHFLHRWMKNRKHKNFWLTMFPEKRYFRETTSTTEVAIHTNPFTDLYASIGTGSSRTGGWYTTIMKLPFLFFIWIGFMLASSGGSRSLLHQLQKDKLRWNRESFVEFIIA